Proteins found in one Micropterus dolomieu isolate WLL.071019.BEF.003 ecotype Adirondacks linkage group LG12, ASM2129224v1, whole genome shotgun sequence genomic segment:
- the LOC123980472 gene encoding follistatin-related protein 1-like, translating into MTEHWVCGSNGRSYINHCELHRDACITQTKIHAEHKGHCPEKPTKTDVSPIVCFLSDRDWLRERVIQWIQEEVESDNLASNVSSANDLLQKYFKAYDNGDSELDSKEFLSFLKHNETALNLTYSNTLETNLLLRSLCVDALIELSDENADWKLSLTEFINCLTPTYHPYERKCALEDEVFEDGAETQMECNKCVCACGNWVCTALTCTGEHHVEEDVKEGEEEEMTEEEWSKRVAELSTLQVDSQH; encoded by the exons ATGACAGAGCACTGGGTGTGTGGCAGTAACGGCAGATCCTATATAAACCACTGTGAGCTGCACAGAGACGCCTGCATCACTCAGACCAAGATACATGCAGAGCACAAAGGACACTGTCCGG AGAAGCCAACAAAGACAGACGTGAGCCCCA tcgtgtgtttcctgtctgatcGTGACTGGCTCAGAGAGCGAGTGATCCAGTGGATTCAAGAGGAGGTAGAATCGGACAACCTGGCCTCAAATGTGTCCTCAGCCAACGACCTCCTGCAAAAGTATTTCAAA GCGTATGACAACGGGGATTCTGAGCTCGATTCAAAAGAGTTCCTGAGCTTCCTGAAACATAATGAGACGGCCCTCAACCTCACATACTCTAATACTCTGGAGACTAACTTGCTACTGAG GTCTCTGTGTGTCGACGCTTTGATCGAGCTGTCGGATGAAAACGCAGACTGGAAGCTGAGTTTAACTGAGTTCATCAACTGCCTGACACCCACCTACCATCCATATGAGAGAa aGTGTGCTCTGGAGGATGAAGTGTTCGAGGACGGAGCTGAGACTCAGATGGAGTGTAACAAGTGTGTATGTGCCTGTGGAAACTGGGTCTGCACCGCTCTGACCTGCACCG GAGAGCATCATGTAGAGGAGGATGttaaagaaggagaagaagaagaaatgacaGAAGAAGAATGGagcaaaagagtggctgaactCAGCACTTTACAGGTGGACAGTCAACACTGA
- the LOC123980471 gene encoding runt-related transcription factor 3-like, with protein sequence MASNSLFSSSSPMLYWDPVLKRRPAPSPTGRQLEDQRSTAPPRGLVQTDSPNFLCSGLPQHWRCNKTLPRTFTVVALGNDVPDGVAVTVMAGNEENSSAELRNATATMKQGYAHFNDLRFIGRSGRGKSFTLSINVLTSPPQIATLHRAIKVTVDGQRLPRRQRQKEVKSGVFRSSCSGTASSDCRSFSSTLWTNDSTFLGQVTSSFTPSPRMHHLPALSYSTQHTPYSSYLSSAPPPPPPPPPPPLSHSGPFQPGSFYYGPNQQLQTTGEDRNVVAALTNYIEGACLSIRGEEPVWRPY encoded by the exons ATGGCTTCAAACAGTctgttcagcagcagcagtccgATGCTGTACTGGG ATCCTGTTTTAAAACGTCGGCCAGCACCATCACCCACCGGCCGCCAACTGGAGGACCAGCGCAGCACAGCACCACCCAGAGGCCTGGTACAGACCGACAGCCCAAACTTCCTCTGCAGTGGCCTGCCACAGCACTGGAGGTGTAACAAGACCCTGCCGAGAACCTTCACT GTTGTCGCCCTAGGCAATGACGTGCCAGACGGCGTGGCTGTCACAGTGATGGCTGGCAATGAAGAAAATAGCAGCGCTGAGCTACGCAACGCCACAGCAACCATGAAGCAAGGCTACGCCCACTTTAATGACCTCCGCTTCATAGGTCGCAGCGGGAGAG GCAAGAGTTTCACGCTCTCCATCAATGTGCTGACCTCGCCTCCTCAAATCGCCACCTTACACAGAGCCATCAAGGTGACTGTGGACGGACAGCGGCTGCCAAGAC ggcaGAGGCAGAAGGAGGTGAAGTCAGGAGTGTTCAGGTCGTCCTGCAGCGGCACTGCATCATCAG ATTGTAGGTCCTTTTCCTCCACCCTGTGGACCAATGATTCTACGTTCCTGGGCCAGGTGACTTCCTCCTTCACTCCAAGTCCCAGAATGCACCACCTGCCTGCTCTCTCCTACTCCACCCAGCACACACCCTACAGCTCCTACCTgtcttctgctcctcctcctcctcctcctcctcctccccctccgcTGAGCCACAGTGGTCCGTTCCAGCCGGGCAGTTTCTACTACGGACCGAACCAACAGCTCCAAACAACAGGGGAGGACCGCAACGTTGTCGCAGCACTGACCAATTATATTGAAGGGGCGTGTCTTTCCATAAGAGGGGAAGAGCCTGTCTGGAGACCTTATTGA